A genomic window from Verrucomicrobiia bacterium includes:
- a CDS encoding glycoside hydrolase family 3 C-terminal domain-containing protein: TGNVTRGTTILQAVRQSVAPGVTVDYSPDGANLSGADAVVVVIGEQPYAEMKGDRSDLHLPAADVELVQTAKRTGVPVVTVLLSGRPLVLGDALTTSDAFVAAWLPGTEGSGVADVLLGRYAPTGKLPRAWPRDNAQTSVLAMTEQPPLFPIGFGLSYGHLEAASH, translated from the coding sequence CACCGGCAACGTCACCCGCGGCACGACGATTTTGCAGGCCGTTCGCCAGTCCGTGGCGCCCGGCGTCACGGTCGATTATTCCCCGGATGGCGCGAATCTCAGCGGAGCCGACGCGGTGGTGGTGGTGATTGGCGAGCAACCTTACGCGGAAATGAAAGGGGATCGCAGTGACCTGCACCTGCCCGCAGCGGATGTGGAATTGGTGCAGACCGCCAAACGGACGGGAGTGCCGGTTGTGACCGTGTTGCTCTCGGGCCGGCCGTTGGTGCTTGGAGATGCCCTGACCACCAGCGACGCCTTCGTTGCAGCCTGGCTGCCCGGCACGGAGGGCTCGGGTGTGGCGGACGTTTTGTTGGGCCGTTACGCGCCCACCGGCAAGCTCCCCCGGGCCTGGCCGCGCGACAACGCGCAGACCTCGGTGCTGGCGATGACGGAGCAGCCACCGCTCTTTCCCATCGGTTTTGGCCTGAGCTACGGGCATTTGGAAGCCGCCAGCCATTAG
- a CDS encoding ABC transporter permease, which produces MLSQFGRAAQVIRPLIRREVLRSGVRLLPMFLFLAAALGLLVIGQAVSWLTRVGAVNYLGVVMVVVVVRELGPLITALLVLARVGTANVVELGTARATGEVEALEALGIDPVHYLVVPRVVGMALGTFALTVYLIIGALLSGYVWAFLQDVPLRPDQYFAQLASSLSWIDFVLLALKTVAFGSLIAMVTCYHGLAQPLRLEEISRATVRAVAQTVVACVLIDAVFIIIYLATA; this is translated from the coding sequence ATGCTCAGCCAATTTGGCCGCGCCGCGCAGGTCATCCGGCCCTTGATCCGACGGGAGGTGCTGCGTTCGGGCGTCCGGCTGCTGCCAATGTTCCTGTTTTTGGCGGCGGCCTTGGGCTTGTTGGTGATTGGTCAGGCGGTGTCCTGGCTGACGCGCGTGGGGGCCGTCAATTATCTCGGTGTCGTGATGGTGGTGGTGGTCGTGCGCGAATTGGGACCGCTCATTACGGCGTTGCTGGTGCTGGCCCGGGTGGGCACCGCCAACGTGGTCGAACTGGGCACGGCGCGCGCCACCGGAGAAGTGGAGGCGCTGGAGGCCCTGGGCATTGATCCCGTGCATTACTTGGTCGTGCCACGTGTGGTCGGCATGGCGCTGGGCACGTTTGCACTGACGGTTTACCTCATCATCGGGGCGCTGCTCAGCGGTTACGTGTGGGCGTTTTTGCAGGATGTGCCGTTGCGACCGGACCAGTATTTCGCGCAGCTCGCGTCGTCCCTGAGCTGGATTGATTTCGTTCTGCTGGCGCTCAAGACCGTTGCGTTTGGCAGCTTGATCGCCATGGTCACGTGTTACCATGGCCTGGCGCAGCCGTTGCGGCTGGAGGAAATCTCCCGGGCCACCGTGCGGGCCGTCGCCCAGACGGTGGTGGCCTGCGTGTTGATTGATGCCGTGTTCATCATCATCTATCTCGCCACGGCATGA
- a CDS encoding ATP-binding cassette domain-containing protein: protein MTPVQSTSTPPEACAPRNPVIDMQDVAFASLRDPQTVVAEQVNWRVEAGDFWCVAGLHGAGKSDLLMLAGGVMAPQRGAYEFLGQTMPLFAEEQLTHRLKIGLVFEGGRLFSQLTVAENIALPLQYHRNWAAAEAAAAVAALLELMELGHCAHRLPGVIGRNWARRAALARALVLQPEVLLLDAPLAGLDLRQQNWWFQFLNQLSHGHPGLGGRPVTLVVTTANLHDWQGHARQFALLEHRRFYPLGDWAAVERSEHPLVRELRTPPVTNI, encoded by the coding sequence ATGACCCCGGTTCAATCCACCTCCACTCCGCCCGAGGCCTGTGCGCCGCGGAATCCGGTCATCGACATGCAGGACGTTGCCTTTGCCTCGTTGCGCGATCCGCAAACGGTGGTGGCCGAACAGGTCAACTGGCGGGTGGAAGCCGGCGATTTCTGGTGCGTGGCCGGGCTGCACGGCGCGGGGAAGAGCGACCTGCTCATGTTGGCCGGCGGCGTGATGGCCCCCCAGCGCGGCGCCTACGAGTTTCTGGGCCAGACCATGCCGCTCTTTGCCGAGGAACAACTGACGCACCGTTTGAAAATCGGACTCGTCTTCGAGGGCGGACGGTTGTTCAGCCAGTTGACCGTGGCCGAAAACATCGCGTTGCCCTTGCAATATCACCGGAATTGGGCGGCGGCGGAAGCGGCGGCGGCCGTGGCCGCCCTGCTGGAACTCATGGAGCTTGGGCATTGCGCCCACCGTTTGCCCGGCGTCATCGGGCGCAACTGGGCGCGGCGGGCGGCTTTGGCCCGGGCGCTGGTGCTTCAGCCGGAAGTGTTGTTGCTGGATGCCCCGCTGGCGGGGCTGGATTTGCGTCAGCAGAACTGGTGGTTCCAGTTCTTGAATCAGCTTTCGCATGGCCATCCCGGCTTGGGCGGCCGGCCGGTGACCTTGGTGGTGACGACGGCCAATCTGCACGACTGGCAGGGCCACGCACGCCAGTTCGCGCTGCTTGAGCATCGCCGTTTTTATCCCCTCGGCGATTGGGCGGCGGTGGAGCGTTCGGAGCATCCGCTCGTGCGGGAACTGCGCACGCCGCCCGTGACGAACATTTGA
- a CDS encoding MlaD family protein produces MALQDLTPQLRTRLSRMERAVGWFVLLAAALLVFGFGYYIYQTAARKGWFIQKINYQTSLANATGLKQGDPVMLMGFNVGEITRIEANGPWDYYGVTIYFRVKAPYFGYIWSDSKVKVAGADFLGNRMLEVTKGRQGLPTVAENTNKVAVGVLKEKYLRQQLKDLQDQQTSLETALAQLNHAAATNQADFYGGLAEAKPYWLEPAESPAVTERLETVINQVETALPNVLRLTNQLAQVLENSAHATSNLNLVAVSARPAAENLASLSAQLRGPGALGEWALPPGGAAQLGAALTNANVLLANTDTNLAQLAAELSRSLDSLANITSNLNAQVQGNSNLVQEVSDVILHSDEFVQGLKHHWLLRSAFKTPKTNEPPASPQGVLHAPNDPFQK; encoded by the coding sequence ATGGCCCTGCAAGATCTGACACCGCAGTTGCGCACCCGCCTGAGCCGGATGGAACGGGCGGTCGGCTGGTTTGTGTTGCTGGCCGCGGCGCTGCTGGTTTTCGGCTTTGGCTACTACATCTACCAGACGGCCGCGCGCAAAGGGTGGTTCATCCAGAAGATCAATTACCAGACCTCCCTGGCCAACGCCACGGGATTGAAACAGGGCGACCCGGTCATGTTGATGGGGTTCAACGTCGGCGAAATCACGCGCATCGAGGCCAACGGACCCTGGGATTATTATGGCGTGACGATCTACTTTCGCGTGAAGGCGCCTTACTTCGGTTACATTTGGAGCGATTCGAAAGTGAAAGTCGCGGGCGCGGACTTCCTGGGCAATCGCATGCTCGAAGTGACCAAGGGCCGGCAAGGACTTCCCACCGTGGCGGAAAACACCAACAAGGTGGCCGTGGGCGTGCTCAAGGAAAAATACCTGCGTCAACAGCTCAAGGATTTGCAGGACCAGCAAACGTCGTTGGAAACCGCCCTCGCGCAACTGAACCACGCGGCCGCCACCAACCAGGCCGATTTCTATGGCGGCCTGGCCGAGGCCAAACCCTACTGGCTCGAGCCCGCTGAATCGCCCGCCGTCACCGAACGCCTGGAGACCGTGATCAATCAGGTTGAAACCGCGCTGCCCAACGTGCTGCGACTTACCAACCAGCTGGCGCAGGTGCTCGAGAATTCCGCCCACGCGACCTCGAACCTCAACCTCGTCGCCGTCAGCGCGCGGCCGGCCGCGGAGAATCTGGCCAGCTTGTCGGCGCAGTTGCGGGGCCCGGGGGCGTTGGGCGAATGGGCATTGCCGCCGGGCGGTGCCGCGCAGCTCGGCGCCGCCTTGACCAACGCCAACGTGCTGCTCGCCAACACCGACACCAATCTCGCGCAACTGGCTGCGGAACTCAGCCGGTCGCTCGACAGCCTGGCCAACATCACCAGCAACCTGAATGCGCAGGTCCAGGGCAACAGCAATCTCGTGCAGGAAGTTTCCGACGTCATCCTGCATAGCGACGAATTCGTGCAGGGACTCAAACATCATTGGTTGCTGCGTTCGGCCTTCAAGACGCCCAAGACCAACGAACCGCCCGCCAGTCCGCAGGGCGTATTGCACGCGCCCAACGATCCGTTCCAAAAGTGA
- a CDS encoding type II secretion system protein, with amino-acid sequence MNSPQFSDGRRVVSADGFSLIEMLITLTLILIMSVMLYGFGSRSHQQTQKRACEKNLQNIYLALDIYGKEHDGALPEAADAATSEVPLAQLVPHYTVASEDFICPGSKDKALPNGESFADRRISYAYFKGRKTSDANALLMSDRQINTLPKPAGAPVFSTDGKPPGNNHHKYGGNFLFTDGHTESSGPKAPFVIAWPTNVTLLNPKS; translated from the coding sequence ATGAACTCCCCGCAGTTCTCGGATGGTCGGCGCGTTGTTTCGGCTGACGGCTTCTCGCTCATTGAGATGCTCATTACGCTGACGCTCATCCTCATCATGTCCGTGATGCTTTACGGCTTCGGCTCGCGCAGTCATCAGCAGACCCAGAAGCGCGCCTGCGAAAAAAATCTCCAGAACATCTACCTCGCCCTCGACATCTATGGGAAGGAACACGACGGCGCGTTGCCCGAGGCGGCGGATGCGGCCACCAGCGAGGTGCCGCTGGCGCAACTGGTGCCGCATTACACTGTGGCTTCGGAAGATTTCATCTGTCCGGGCAGCAAGGACAAGGCGCTGCCGAACGGCGAATCATTCGCGGACCGCCGGATCAGTTACGCCTATTTCAAGGGCCGCAAAACCTCCGATGCCAATGCTCTGTTGATGAGCGACCGACAGATCAACACGCTCCCCAAGCCAGCCGGCGCGCCGGTGTTTTCCACCGATGGCAAACCACCAGGCAATAATCACCACAAATACGGGGGCAATTTTCTGTTCACGGACGGTCATACGGAATCTTCCGGCCCCAAGGCGCCGTTCGTGATCGCGTGGCCGACCAACGTGACGCTGTTGAATCCCAAATCCTGA
- a CDS encoding PQQ-binding-like beta-propeller repeat protein produces MKIQCSCGTKVAFDVTPGMATNPVQFICPNCGLDSSAMVNQLIRQELGVSGAAPAPVPRPAAAPPPVPPPMPGKPAMRVALASSAPASATPALDASPGKEFCLKHPGKLVAHKCLVCGKAMCPDCMALFGYVCSPLCRSKAEARKLDIPVYAQQKSAVEARRWRKTGLVAGSVGGVVALLAGFWFWYAWFGSVPNVAFAMSFPNKVSAGEVRLAGTDQLVFLHGADLGRIDLKSKRQLWSLPLVDRKTFVPEAEQTIKQLEKARDRYNATAEDPEDFKIPPLDKIVDELVESAIEGLKLVVAGQNVWVLSGDSLTRYEWDTGKPAQTIKLAGAGLGMRREGNELLLTEPSEDLTSETTLHINLVTGESSKTTIEKPLPPKLVELLTAATNRSTRAGTKVSRASSARVSATTAKVVAANAAARPSTPLDPQRIAAQTENMSFAAKVALPALLANARHQQELAAEMAGTSGAKPTPPTELDQAIAEWDDTQMIPTPEGPVQFTRTLLERKMVTREAMKAPPKKSALNGNVSAADSMAVANEMLNEMQRDRGSTVTEDQSRYRVTLKRAGKDVPVWTGEVAGPPAFYPLQTVDILTAGATAIALDHANKKLWQAPLNFPVHGNWEEWDAAEEPGAQSSGLGPCVERSDTIYIFDQGSLAAFDRTTGAARWRLPSVGISGLWFDDRGMLYVNTTTASPDSIRYSRQIDISNQALSEILKVDPKTGKTLWSCTGAKHICYLWKQYLFTTDSNPGPDPEGDGLGMTTGLETPAFLRIRRIDAGSGRILWEHVQKRCPLDIQFHENTIQLLFKNEVQELKFVVL; encoded by the coding sequence ATGAAGATCCAGTGCAGTTGCGGGACCAAGGTCGCGTTCGACGTCACGCCGGGCATGGCGACGAATCCGGTGCAGTTCATCTGCCCGAACTGCGGACTCGACAGTTCAGCCATGGTAAACCAGCTCATCCGGCAGGAATTGGGAGTGTCTGGCGCCGCGCCTGCGCCCGTTCCCCGACCGGCCGCGGCGCCGCCACCCGTGCCGCCGCCGATGCCGGGCAAACCGGCAATGCGCGTTGCACTGGCTTCGTCGGCGCCGGCCAGCGCCACGCCCGCGCTGGACGCGTCTCCGGGCAAGGAATTTTGCCTCAAGCACCCCGGCAAGCTCGTCGCGCACAAGTGCCTGGTGTGCGGCAAGGCAATGTGTCCGGATTGCATGGCGTTGTTTGGCTACGTGTGTTCACCGCTGTGCCGCAGCAAGGCCGAGGCACGCAAGCTGGACATTCCGGTTTACGCGCAGCAGAAGAGCGCGGTCGAGGCCCGGCGTTGGCGGAAGACGGGCTTGGTGGCCGGCAGCGTAGGCGGCGTGGTGGCGCTCCTGGCTGGCTTCTGGTTTTGGTATGCGTGGTTTGGGTCGGTGCCCAACGTGGCATTTGCAATGAGCTTTCCCAACAAGGTCAGCGCCGGCGAAGTCCGGCTCGCAGGCACGGATCAACTCGTGTTTCTCCACGGTGCGGACCTGGGTCGCATCGACCTGAAATCGAAGCGCCAGCTCTGGTCCCTGCCGCTGGTGGATCGCAAGACGTTTGTTCCGGAAGCCGAACAAACCATCAAGCAGCTCGAAAAGGCCCGGGATCGTTACAACGCGACGGCCGAAGATCCGGAGGATTTCAAAATCCCGCCGCTCGACAAAATCGTGGATGAGCTGGTGGAGAGCGCCATTGAGGGATTGAAGCTGGTGGTGGCCGGCCAGAACGTCTGGGTGCTCTCGGGCGACTCGCTGACGCGTTACGAATGGGACACCGGCAAACCCGCGCAAACCATCAAGCTCGCGGGCGCAGGTCTTGGAATGCGGCGCGAAGGGAACGAACTGCTCCTCACCGAGCCCAGCGAGGATCTGACCAGCGAAACCACGCTGCACATCAATCTGGTGACCGGTGAAAGCTCCAAAACTACGATCGAAAAACCGCTGCCGCCAAAGCTGGTTGAACTGCTGACGGCGGCGACCAATCGATCCACGCGGGCCGGCACCAAAGTCAGTCGGGCGTCATCCGCCCGGGTGTCGGCCACGACCGCAAAAGTGGTGGCCGCCAATGCTGCGGCCCGTCCCAGCACGCCGCTGGATCCGCAACGGATCGCCGCCCAGACGGAAAACATGTCCTTCGCCGCGAAGGTTGCCCTGCCGGCGTTGCTGGCCAACGCGCGCCACCAGCAGGAACTGGCGGCCGAAATGGCGGGCACCTCGGGCGCCAAGCCGACGCCACCAACGGAATTGGACCAAGCCATTGCCGAATGGGACGACACCCAGATGATTCCCACTCCTGAAGGGCCGGTGCAGTTCACCCGCACGCTGCTGGAGCGCAAAATGGTCACGCGTGAGGCCATGAAAGCACCACCCAAAAAATCGGCGCTCAACGGTAACGTGTCCGCCGCCGATTCCATGGCCGTGGCCAATGAAATGCTCAACGAGATGCAGCGCGACCGCGGGTCCACCGTGACTGAGGACCAGAGTCGCTACCGCGTGACGCTGAAACGCGCGGGCAAGGATGTCCCGGTTTGGACCGGGGAAGTCGCGGGGCCGCCGGCATTTTATCCCCTGCAGACGGTGGACATCCTTACGGCCGGAGCCACGGCCATCGCGTTGGACCACGCCAACAAAAAACTCTGGCAGGCGCCGCTCAATTTCCCGGTGCACGGCAACTGGGAGGAGTGGGACGCCGCCGAAGAACCCGGCGCGCAAAGTTCCGGGCTCGGCCCTTGTGTTGAGCGTAGCGACACGATTTACATCTTTGATCAAGGCTCGCTGGCGGCATTTGACCGCACGACGGGCGCGGCCCGCTGGCGCCTGCCGTCCGTGGGCATCAGCGGCCTGTGGTTCGATGACAGGGGAATGCTTTACGTGAACACCACCACGGCGAGCCCGGACAGTATCCGCTATTCAAGGCAGATTGATATCAGCAACCAGGCGTTGTCGGAGATTCTCAAGGTCGATCCCAAGACGGGTAAAACGCTCTGGAGCTGCACCGGGGCGAAGCATATTTGCTACTTGTGGAAGCAATACCTGTTCACCACCGACTCCAATCCCGGTCCGGATCCGGAGGGGGACGGACTGGGAATGACGACGGGATTGGAAACGCCCGCATTCCTGCGCATCCGGCGTATCGACGCGGGCTCCGGCCGGATTCTTTGGGAGCACGTGCAGAAGCGGTGTCCGCTCGACATCCAGTTTCACGAGAACACGATTCAGCTGCTCTTCAAAAACGAAGTGCAGGAGCTGAAGTTCGTCGTGCTGTAA
- a CDS encoding HAD-IA family hydrolase, translating to MHPQGLIFDFDGTLADTMPLHWQAWEIIAQRHGFNLTRERLYSLGGVPSRDIIKMLASEQGRAVDHLAIAKEKELAFLARLPEVEIIPEVVDIAHRHHEKLPMAVATGGTHRVIEQVMEHLGLRRLFKAVVTSEDVVNQKPAPDIFLEAARRISVAPKLCRAYEDTDLGMQAIRAAGMEAIDVRDILAGKVAA from the coding sequence ATGCATCCGCAAGGATTAATCTTCGACTTCGACGGCACGCTCGCTGACACCATGCCCCTGCACTGGCAGGCATGGGAAATCATTGCGCAGCGTCACGGCTTCAACCTGACCCGCGAACGCCTCTACTCGTTGGGCGGCGTGCCCTCGCGCGACATCATCAAAATGCTCGCGTCCGAGCAGGGTCGTGCGGTGGATCACCTCGCCATTGCGAAGGAAAAGGAACTTGCCTTTCTCGCGCGCCTGCCGGAGGTGGAAATCATTCCCGAAGTAGTGGACATCGCGCATCGCCACCACGAAAAACTGCCCATGGCCGTGGCCACCGGTGGCACCCATCGCGTCATCGAGCAGGTCATGGAACACCTTGGCCTGCGCCGATTGTTCAAAGCCGTGGTCACCAGTGAAGATGTGGTGAACCAAAAACCGGCACCGGACATTTTTCTCGAAGCCGCCCGACGCATCAGCGTTGCGCCCAAACTGTGCCGCGCTTACGAGGACACCGACCTGGGCATGCAGGCCATCCGCGCCGCGGGCATGGAGGCGATTGACGTGCGGGACATTCTGGCCGGCAAGGTGGCGGCGTGA
- the ppk1 gene encoding polyphosphate kinase 1, translating to MSKQETNVPPEHFLNRELSWLEFNQRVLDEALNPATPLLERVKFFCITSSNLDEFFEVRVAGLKQQIESDVVERTVDGRTASETFRAVARRALAMVAQQYECWNEELAPALLRNGIRFLKMPELRAEDLDWVGRFYRTEVLPVLTPLGLDPAHPFPQLLNKSLNIVLELETRRVDRAEKRLAVVQLPRLLPRLIKLPREDGRQDYVFLGQIIKHHLPELFPGTRILGSWMFRVTRNSELYIDEEEIANLLKAVENELHNRRKGDAVRLEIEQGCPGELTSALLRRLRLTDDDLYVVNGPVNPTGLMQICQGDHSPELRDPPFVAPVAPALRGKADVFAAIRERDILLHHPYETFSTVVEFLDKAAQDPMVLAIKQTLYRTGGDTRIVGALMSAVRNGKQVTAVVELRARFDEANNIQWARQLEEAGVHVVYGLVGYKIHAKVSLIVRRDPDGIRRYVHLATGNYNASTARLYTDLGLLTCKPGMGEDATSLFNLLTGICQYQGSQKFLVAPFDLHERMLQLIAREAAHARQGLPARIIAKVNSLVDERIIAALYDASRAGVTIDLIVRGVCCLRPGLPGVSENVTVRSIVDRFLEHHRIYYFENAARPEVFLSSADWMPRNFFRRIEVAFPVEDGVLRSRIMDEILAVALADNVKARHLQADGAYVIPPKPRNTPTRRSQFDFIALAQGGSRINGKIPAGRHPRVQVRRSPPTPRPR from the coding sequence ATGTCGAAGCAGGAAACCAACGTTCCGCCGGAGCACTTTCTCAACCGCGAGTTGAGCTGGTTGGAATTCAACCAGCGCGTGCTGGACGAGGCATTGAATCCCGCCACGCCTCTGCTGGAACGCGTTAAATTTTTCTGCATCACCAGTTCCAACCTCGATGAGTTCTTTGAAGTCCGCGTGGCCGGTCTCAAACAACAGATCGAAAGCGACGTCGTGGAGCGCACGGTGGACGGCCGCACGGCCAGCGAAACCTTCCGGGCCGTGGCCCGCCGGGCGCTGGCCATGGTGGCGCAACAATACGAATGCTGGAATGAAGAGCTGGCGCCGGCGCTCCTGCGCAACGGCATCCGCTTTCTGAAGATGCCCGAGCTGCGAGCTGAAGACCTCGATTGGGTGGGCCGCTTTTACCGCACCGAAGTGTTGCCGGTGTTGACGCCACTGGGCCTTGATCCGGCGCATCCGTTCCCCCAGTTGTTGAACAAGTCCCTCAACATCGTGCTCGAACTCGAGACCCGGCGGGTGGACAGAGCCGAGAAACGGCTGGCGGTGGTGCAGCTGCCAAGGCTGTTGCCGCGCCTGATCAAACTGCCGCGCGAAGATGGCCGCCAGGACTATGTCTTCCTCGGTCAGATCATCAAACACCACCTGCCGGAGCTGTTTCCGGGCACACGAATTTTGGGGAGCTGGATGTTCCGCGTCACGCGCAACAGCGAGCTTTACATCGACGAGGAGGAAATCGCGAACCTGCTCAAGGCCGTGGAAAACGAACTCCACAACCGGCGCAAAGGCGACGCCGTGCGGCTCGAGATTGAGCAGGGCTGCCCGGGCGAGTTGACGTCCGCCCTGCTCCGCCGTTTGCGCCTCACGGACGACGACCTGTATGTTGTCAACGGCCCGGTGAATCCGACGGGCCTCATGCAAATCTGCCAGGGCGATCATTCGCCGGAGCTGCGCGACCCTCCCTTTGTGGCGCCGGTTGCGCCCGCCTTGCGCGGCAAAGCCGACGTGTTCGCCGCCATTCGTGAGCGCGACATCCTGCTGCATCACCCCTACGAAACGTTCAGCACGGTCGTGGAGTTTCTCGATAAGGCGGCGCAGGATCCGATGGTGCTCGCAATCAAGCAGACGCTTTATCGCACCGGCGGTGACACGCGCATCGTGGGCGCACTGATGAGCGCCGTGCGCAACGGCAAGCAGGTCACGGCGGTGGTGGAATTGCGCGCGCGGTTCGACGAGGCCAACAACATTCAGTGGGCGCGACAGCTTGAAGAAGCCGGTGTCCACGTGGTTTACGGACTCGTGGGTTACAAAATTCACGCGAAGGTTTCGCTCATCGTGCGGCGCGATCCCGACGGCATCCGGCGCTACGTGCACCTGGCCACGGGCAATTACAATGCTTCGACGGCCCGGCTTTACACCGACCTGGGCCTGCTCACGTGCAAGCCCGGCATGGGCGAAGACGCCACCAGCTTGTTCAATCTGCTCACGGGTATTTGCCAGTATCAAGGCTCGCAGAAATTCCTCGTCGCGCCGTTCGACCTGCACGAGCGAATGTTGCAGCTCATCGCCCGCGAGGCCGCCCATGCCCGCCAAGGTTTGCCTGCGCGCATCATTGCCAAGGTCAATTCACTGGTGGATGAACGCATCATCGCGGCCCTCTACGACGCGTCCCGGGCGGGCGTGACCATCGACTTGATCGTGCGCGGCGTCTGCTGTCTGCGCCCCGGTCTGCCCGGCGTGTCGGAAAACGTCACCGTGCGCAGCATCGTGGACCGTTTTCTGGAACATCACCGCATTTATTACTTCGAAAACGCCGCGCGCCCCGAGGTGTTTCTCAGCAGTGCCGACTGGATGCCGCGGAATTTCTTCCGGCGCATCGAAGTGGCCTTCCCGGTGGAGGACGGCGTCCTGCGCAGCCGCATCATGGATGAGATTCTCGCGGTGGCCCTTGCGGACAACGTCAAGGCGCGCCATCTGCAAGCCGACGGTGCCTACGTGATTCCGCCCAAACCAAGGAACACGCCGACGCGCCGGAGTCAGTTTGATTTCATCGCGCTAGCCCAGGGCGGCAGCCGCATCAACGGCAAAATCCCCGCCGGCCGGCATCCGCGTGTCCAGGTGCGCCGCAGCCCGCCAACCCCACGCCCGCGCTGA
- the tadA gene encoding tRNA adenosine(34) deaminase TadA — protein MDSPIIDLHSDDYFMGEALRQALKAYEAEEVPVGAVVVRDGRIIARGFNQVELLRDATAHAEMLAMTAAEEAVGDWRLNDCTLYVTKEPCPMCAGAIVHVRFGRVVFGASDPKGGAAGSAMNLLQFPGLNHRCAITPGVREEECRQLLLSFFTEQRAKNRNGKLPGSN, from the coding sequence ATGGATAGTCCGATTATCGATTTGCACAGCGATGATTACTTTATGGGCGAGGCGTTGCGACAAGCCTTGAAGGCCTATGAAGCCGAAGAGGTGCCGGTGGGCGCCGTGGTTGTGCGCGACGGTCGCATCATTGCCCGCGGGTTCAACCAGGTCGAATTGCTTCGCGATGCCACTGCACACGCGGAAATGCTCGCCATGACGGCCGCGGAGGAGGCGGTTGGCGACTGGCGCTTGAATGATTGCACGCTCTACGTCACCAAGGAGCCGTGTCCCATGTGCGCCGGGGCCATCGTGCATGTGCGTTTTGGACGGGTGGTTTTTGGCGCAAGCGATCCGAAGGGCGGGGCGGCGGGCAGCGCGATGAACCTGCTCCAGTTTCCCGGCTTGAACCACCGGTGTGCCATCACTCCAGGCGTGCGGGAAGAGGAGTGCCGTCAGCTTTTGCTCAGCTTTTTTACGGAACAACGCGCCAAGAACCGGAATGGCAAGCTGCCGGGGTCGAATTAA